Proteins encoded within one genomic window of Bacillus sp. 1NLA3E:
- a CDS encoding D-alanyl-D-alanine carboxypeptidase family protein, which produces MKRIMPIVIAILLTLTFVIPSVSAEEQSTQLVDNARSAILIERDTGTVLYEKNSNEQLPPASMTKIMTMLLIMEALDKGKIDINEKIRTSEYAASMGGSQIFLEPGEEMTTQEMLKGIAIGSGNDASVAMAERIAGSEPAFVEMMNKKAKELGLKDTKFQNTTGLPIQDHYSTAHDMAMMAKELLKYQDITKFTGTYEAYLRENTDNKFWLVNTNKLVRFYPGVDGLKTGFTNDAKYCLTATAQKDGMRVIAVVFGAPTSKERNAQVTKLLDYAFAQYKTHPIYKRNIAIGEAKVSKGNKKKLTVVTSESVSLLTKKGESINDVKKQIIIEKKIKAPINKGDKVGTLQLVSKGKVVVQSPLVSGDKVKTATWWELYKRSFGMFSKIGD; this is translated from the coding sequence ATGAAACGAATTATGCCAATCGTAATAGCGATATTACTTACACTAACTTTTGTTATACCATCAGTTTCAGCAGAGGAACAAAGTACACAGCTTGTCGACAACGCCAGGTCTGCCATTTTAATTGAACGAGATACAGGCACGGTGCTATACGAGAAAAATAGTAACGAACAATTGCCGCCGGCCAGTATGACAAAAATAATGACTATGTTACTAATCATGGAGGCTCTTGATAAGGGAAAGATTGATATCAACGAAAAAATTCGCACAAGTGAATATGCTGCATCAATGGGTGGATCACAAATTTTCTTAGAGCCTGGCGAAGAAATGACTACACAAGAAATGCTAAAAGGAATTGCGATTGGCTCCGGGAATGATGCTTCCGTTGCAATGGCCGAACGGATTGCAGGCTCAGAACCAGCATTCGTAGAAATGATGAATAAAAAGGCCAAAGAATTAGGATTAAAAGATACCAAATTTCAAAATACAACAGGTTTACCAATTCAGGACCACTATAGTACTGCCCATGATATGGCCATGATGGCTAAGGAACTTTTAAAATATCAAGACATCACTAAATTTACGGGGACGTATGAAGCCTATTTGCGAGAAAATACCGATAATAAGTTTTGGCTTGTGAATACAAATAAGCTTGTTCGTTTCTATCCTGGTGTAGATGGCTTAAAAACAGGATTCACAAATGATGCTAAATATTGTTTAACAGCAACCGCACAAAAGGACGGTATGCGTGTCATTGCGGTTGTATTTGGTGCTCCAACATCAAAGGAACGAAATGCTCAGGTGACAAAGTTGTTGGATTACGCATTTGCTCAATACAAAACTCATCCAATCTATAAGCGCAATATTGCCATTGGCGAAGCAAAGGTAAGTAAAGGAAATAAGAAAAAATTAACCGTGGTGACCAGCGAGTCGGTTTCTCTTTTAACCAAAAAAGGAGAAAGTATTAACGATGTAAAGAAGCAGATTATCATTGAGAAAAAAATAAAAGCACCGATCAATAAAGGTGATAAAGTCGGGACACTACAGCTTGTTAGTAAAGGAAAAGTAGTTGTCCAAAGTCCGTTGGTTTCAGGTGATAAAGTGAAAACAGCAACATGGTGGGAATTATACAAACGATCATTTGGTATGTTTTCTAAAATAGGAGATTAA
- the spoIIAA gene encoding anti-sigma F factor antagonist, whose protein sequence is MSLNIELVIKHDVLCIRLAGELDHHTAEELRELASKAIEESNIRHIVLNLERLTFMDSSGLGVILGRYKQIKQVHGEMVVCAISPAIERLFDMSGLFKIIRLEQTEEFALQRLGVA, encoded by the coding sequence GTGAGTCTAAACATTGAATTGGTTATCAAGCATGATGTATTATGCATTCGTTTAGCTGGAGAATTAGACCACCACACCGCAGAAGAGCTTCGCGAACTTGCATCCAAAGCAATAGAGGAATCTAATATCCGTCATATTGTGTTAAACCTCGAGAGACTGACATTTATGGATAGTTCTGGATTAGGGGTTATTTTAGGAAGATATAAGCAAATCAAGCAGGTCCATGGTGAAATGGTAGTATGTGCGATTTCTCCGGCAATTGAAAGACTATTTGATATGTCAGGTTTATTTAAAATCATTCGGCTAGAGCAGACGGAAGAATTTGCTTTACAAAGATTGGGGGTAGCCTGA